DNA from Pseudomonadota bacterium:
GCCGAGGCTCTCCGCCCATAGCTGTACGTACCAGGCGGCGAACGCGCGCAACCGATCGGCGTAGGGCATGAGCACATGGACGTTGCGTCCTCGCAGCCGGTGCTGCAGGACGTGGGTGGCCGCCAGGATCCCGGCCGGATTGTCCAGCAACGCTTCCGTTTGGCAGCGCGCCGCCATGCCTGCGGCGCCGCGCAACAACTGCGCCACGTCGATGCCCGCAAGCGCTGCAGGCAGAAGCCCAACCGGACAGAGCACGGAGAAACGGCCCCCGACGTTGGCTGGAACAGCGAGAGCGGCGATACCTTCCGCACGTGCCAGCTCGCGCAAAGGACCCTTTTCGGGATCCGTGATCACGATCACCTGCTTGGTCGCCTGTTCGCCTCCCAGAGCCTTGTGAAGCCATGGCTTTACCACGAGCCATTGGGCGATCGTTTCCAGGGTTCCGCCGGATTTCGAGATGACGACCACTGCGGTTTCGCTGGGCTCGAGCTCGTCGAGCAGGACGCTCAGCAGCCACGGGTCGATGTTGTCTGGCAGGTGAAGGCGGGCAGCCGCGCGTGTGTTGCGGCGTGGTCGCAGTGCGGGCTCGGCGAGCGCCTCGTACAGGGCGCGGGTGCCCAGCGACGAACCGCCGATGCCGAGGACAAGCACGTCGCGGATCGTCTCCGGCAGATCCTGGGCTGCGCCACGCACGTCGGCCAGCAAGCCCGCTGCGTCCGGAAGCCGCCAGAAGCCGAGCTCGCCGGCATCGACGCGTGTCAGGATGCTTGTTGCAGCGACGCTGAACGCGTGCGCTTCCGCGGCCAGCTCGTCTTCGGTGAGTCCTGCACCCGCTCCAACGCCAGCCTGCATTGCCAGTGCGTAGTCGATGCGAATAGCGTTGTTGACCATGGCGACGCACAGTAGCCCAGAAGCGCCGATTTGTTGACCGCTCGAACGAGCTGCCCCTAATTTGGTCCCCGATGCCGTTCTCGGGATCCGTGGGCCCGCGTGTGCGACGCTGCCGCCTTGGGCGGCCGATCGCTTTGATGGTCGTTTTCTCGTGTTTGCAGGCGGCGGGCACCGCCCTGGCGAACGGACGCGCGCAAGGCACCCGGGCGGTCGACCGAAGCGCTTCGATCGCGGGTACGGCACCCCATCTGCTG
Protein-coding regions in this window:
- a CDS encoding glucose-6-phosphate isomerase, producing the protein MVNNAIRIDYALAMQAGVGAGAGLTEDELAAEAHAFSVAATSILTRVDAGELGFWRLPDAAGLLADVRGAAQDLPETIRDVLVLGIGGSSLGTRALYEALAEPALRPRRNTRAAARLHLPDNIDPWLLSVLLDELEPSETAVVVISKSGGTLETIAQWLVVKPWLHKALGGEQATKQVIVITDPEKGPLRELARAEGIAALAVPANVGGRFSVLCPVGLLPAALAGIDVAQLLRGAAGMAARCQTEALLDNPAGILAATHVLQHRLRGRNVHVLMPYADRLRAFAAWYVQLWAESLGKRRSLQGRWVEAGPTPLPAVGATDQHAQVQLFMEGPRDKLLTFIHVVEQDRDLRLHGAEDRFGYLNGLTLGQLLDAEREGTTQALAGDGRPSITISVPRLDAEQLGALIFLYEAATAFAGELYGVNTFDQPGVELGKRLAFGRLGRRGYERDAAAVQSAIAARPTKYRV